Proteins co-encoded in one Halorussus vallis genomic window:
- a CDS encoding DUF7139 domain-containing protein: MSSLEEVYEGDGRWHVALTAGLFLLGIVAAVGFVAAATSLVAGFGVSLSSALKFSATLTGVLLSAAFLALPTPFGRGGRSVVAVGVVLVGAGLALFWVGLPAGWRGDLSALPRPALVVYAVGLLAVLQADFALGNAGRESPSVVKAVTVTDADRRRGADARRDGPSAPTADGGAEDDDLRFFDDAE; the protein is encoded by the coding sequence ATGTCCAGCCTGGAGGAGGTGTACGAGGGAGACGGCCGCTGGCACGTCGCGCTGACGGCCGGCCTGTTCCTCCTCGGCATCGTCGCCGCCGTCGGGTTCGTGGCGGCGGCGACGAGTCTCGTGGCGGGGTTCGGCGTCTCGCTGTCGAGCGCGCTGAAGTTCTCGGCGACGTTGACGGGCGTGTTGCTGTCGGCGGCGTTCCTCGCGCTTCCGACGCCGTTCGGTCGCGGCGGCCGATCGGTCGTCGCGGTGGGCGTCGTCTTGGTCGGCGCGGGACTCGCGCTGTTCTGGGTCGGCCTGCCGGCGGGGTGGCGCGGCGACCTCTCGGCGCTTCCGCGGCCGGCCCTCGTCGTCTACGCCGTCGGCCTCCTCGCCGTCCTTCAGGCGGATTTCGCGCTCGGGAACGCCGGGCGCGAGTCGCCGTCGGTCGTCAAAGCGGTCACCGTCACCGACGCAGACCGGCGTCGCGGCGCCGACGCCCGCCGCGACGGCCCCTCGGCGCCGACCGCCGACGGCGGCGCCGAGGACGACGACCTGCGCTTTTTCGACGACGCGGAGTAA
- a CDS encoding spondin domain-containing protein produces the protein MRRRARTTMQPNRTTADGTGETDATNASETTADAATTRRRFLAGSAGAAAAVGLSGLGAGSAVATGDGSDDATTFHIRVENVSGPNTLETSAKGEARKQPVPLSPGAYAVHDEHGPLFTVGEPARDNGLEALAEDGMPGDLAAALSERDGVSDSGAFAAPVGADDPAPIGPGGAYEFTVEAEPGERLSLATMFVQSNDLFYAPEERGIALFDGDEPLSGDVTHAVDLWDAGTECNQEPGVGADQAPRQSESGAGMEENAPVRPITDVGDGYSYPYASEVIRVTREVEMG, from the coding sequence GTGCGCAGACGCGCACGAACGACCATGCAACCGAACCGGACCACTGCAGACGGCACGGGCGAAACGGACGCGACGAACGCGAGCGAAACGACTGCCGACGCCGCCACCACCCGGCGGCGGTTTCTGGCCGGGTCGGCCGGGGCCGCCGCGGCGGTCGGCCTCTCGGGACTCGGCGCGGGGAGCGCCGTCGCGACCGGCGACGGGAGCGACGACGCGACGACGTTCCACATTCGGGTCGAGAACGTCTCCGGGCCGAACACGCTGGAGACGTCGGCGAAGGGCGAGGCGAGAAAACAGCCGGTGCCGCTGTCGCCGGGCGCCTACGCGGTCCACGACGAACACGGACCCCTCTTCACCGTGGGTGAACCGGCCCGCGATAACGGACTGGAGGCGCTCGCGGAGGACGGCATGCCGGGCGACCTGGCCGCCGCGCTGTCCGAACGAGACGGCGTCTCCGACAGCGGGGCGTTCGCCGCGCCGGTCGGCGCCGACGACCCCGCGCCCATCGGTCCCGGCGGCGCCTACGAGTTCACCGTCGAGGCCGAACCCGGCGAGCGACTCTCGCTCGCCACGATGTTCGTCCAGTCGAACGACCTGTTCTACGCGCCCGAAGAGCGCGGTATCGCGCTGTTCGACGGCGACGAACCGCTGAGCGGCGACGTGACCCACGCCGTCGACCTCTGGGACGCCGGCACCGAGTGCAACCAGGAACCCGGCGTCGGCGCGGACCAGGCTCCCCGCCAGTCCGAATCGGGTGCCGGAATGGAGGAGAACGCGCCGGTGCGACCGATTACCGACGTGGGCGACGGGTACAGCTATCCGTACGCTTCGGAGGTGATTCGGGTGACGCGGGAGGTGGAGATGGGATAG
- a CDS encoding transcription initiation factor IIB → MERTRQRHPHENHAEREQKQDAEQRQTCPECDAANLVKSADGTELTCEDCGLIIEETNVDRGPEWRAFNHAERQEKSRVGAPTTNTMHDKGLTTSIDWKDKDAYGNSLSSEKRSQMNRLRKWQNRIRTKDAGERNLQFALSESDRMASGLGVPRSVREVASVIYRRALNEDLIRGRSIEGVATATLYAACRKEGIPRSLEEVTAVSRVEQKEIGRTYRYISKELGLEMVPVDPKQYVPRFCSELDLPEEVQAKTNEIIDKSAEAGLLSGKSPTGFAAAAIYAASLLCNEKKTQREVSEVAQVTEVTIRNRYQEQIEAMGLHG, encoded by the coding sequence ATGGAGAGAACCCGGCAGCGTCACCCCCACGAGAACCATGCAGAACGAGAGCAGAAACAGGACGCTGAACAACGCCAAACGTGTCCAGAATGCGACGCTGCCAACCTCGTCAAGAGCGCTGACGGGACTGAACTCACGTGTGAGGACTGTGGACTCATTATCGAGGAAACCAACGTCGACCGGGGACCGGAGTGGCGAGCGTTCAACCACGCCGAACGGCAGGAGAAGTCTCGTGTGGGTGCCCCAACCACGAACACGATGCACGATAAGGGGCTGACGACGTCCATCGACTGGAAGGACAAGGACGCCTACGGGAACTCGCTCTCCTCGGAAAAACGCAGTCAGATGAACCGGCTCCGAAAGTGGCAAAACCGCATCCGAACCAAGGACGCGGGAGAACGGAATCTCCAGTTTGCGCTCTCGGAGTCCGACCGCATGGCCTCCGGGTTGGGTGTCCCCCGATCAGTCAGAGAAGTCGCCAGCGTCATCTACCGACGGGCACTCAACGAGGATCTCATCCGTGGGCGGTCGATCGAGGGTGTAGCCACTGCCACGCTCTATGCAGCCTGTCGGAAGGAAGGGATTCCGCGGTCACTCGAAGAGGTCACAGCGGTTTCGCGTGTCGAGCAAAAGGAGATCGGGCGCACGTATCGGTACATCTCGAAGGAACTCGGGTTAGAGATGGTGCCCGTCGACCCCAAGCAGTACGTTCCCCGGTTCTGTTCGGAGCTGGACCTCCCTGAGGAGGTGCAGGCCAAGACGAACGAAATCATCGACAAGTCTGCCGAGGCGGGGCTCCTATCAGGTAAATCACCGACGGGCTTCGCCGCAGCAGCGATATACGCCGCGTCACTGCTCTGCAACGAGAAGAAGACCCAGCGCGAGGTTTCCGAAGTCGCCCAAGTCACCGAGGTCACCATCCGAAACCGCTACCAGGAACAGATCGAGGCGATGGGACTTCACGGATAA
- a CDS encoding transcription initiation factor IIB family protein codes for MYRARDQIENRRWLAQLQQTADRLDLTADARSRANDLFLTTVSQWEDSARENADSKRAVVAASLYAGALIEGDQRSQGQVAEAAGVARLTIQKRWKDLLEEAGLEPPSW; via the coding sequence GTGTACCGGGCACGCGACCAGATAGAGAACCGCCGCTGGCTCGCCCAGCTCCAGCAGACCGCCGACAGACTCGACCTCACCGCCGACGCCCGCTCGCGGGCGAACGACCTCTTTCTGACCACCGTCTCGCAGTGGGAAGACAGCGCGAGGGAGAACGCCGACTCCAAGCGCGCCGTGGTCGCCGCCAGCCTCTACGCCGGGGCGCTCATCGAGGGCGACCAGCGCTCGCAGGGGCAGGTCGCCGAGGCCGCGGGAGTCGCGCGGCTGACCATCCAGAAGCGCTGGAAGGACCTCCTCGAAGAAGCCGGGTTGGAACCGCCGTCGTGGTAG
- a CDS encoding phosphopantetheine adenylyltransferase: MRVALGGTFDPVHDGHRALFERAFELGDVTVGLTSDDLAPKTRHVDRYVRPFEERKRDLEAVLSEFADEFDREFEVRELEEPTGIATEAQFDALVVSPETVDGAERINEIREERGHDPLRIEVVDHVEAEDGDIISSTRIVNGEIDEHGNLTPDREGRGPVRE; this comes from the coding sequence ATGAGGGTTGCCCTGGGCGGGACGTTCGACCCGGTCCACGACGGACACCGCGCGCTGTTCGAGCGCGCGTTCGAACTCGGCGACGTGACCGTCGGCCTGACGAGCGACGACCTCGCGCCGAAGACCCGGCACGTGGACCGCTACGTCCGTCCGTTCGAGGAGCGAAAGCGCGACCTCGAAGCCGTGTTGTCGGAGTTTGCCGACGAGTTCGACCGCGAGTTCGAAGTCCGCGAACTGGAGGAGCCGACCGGCATCGCCACCGAAGCGCAGTTCGATGCGCTGGTGGTTTCGCCCGAGACGGTCGACGGCGCCGAGCGCATCAACGAGATTCGCGAGGAGCGCGGCCACGACCCCCTCCGAATCGAGGTGGTCGACCACGTCGAGGCCGAGGACGGCGACATCATCTCCAGCACGCGCATCGTCAACGGCGAGATAGACGAGCACGGCAACCTCACGCCCGACCGCGAGGGCCGCGGTCCGGTGCGCGAGTGA
- a CDS encoding ArsR family transcriptional regulator, which translates to MTEELTVEEGGEEKLSVEQDVETDESNRISKGRERLEEEADRAVDQFDQGIVDLLSWVLDTETRARIYVFLRQQPYSTSEEIAEGTGLYPSTVRESLAELHDEAKVERRKRESEGAGNNPYEYTAIAPSDLVGGIVGQIQDELNTVFNLDDHLQRGGPDEDLGTTSEPVSIEVEDDDATGGDGSDEESSSERDESGETDEE; encoded by the coding sequence GTGACCGAGGAGTTGACCGTCGAGGAGGGTGGCGAGGAGAAACTGTCGGTCGAACAGGACGTCGAAACCGACGAGTCCAACCGCATCTCCAAGGGGCGCGAACGCCTCGAAGAGGAGGCCGACAGGGCGGTCGACCAGTTCGACCAGGGCATCGTCGACCTGCTGTCGTGGGTGCTCGACACCGAAACCCGGGCGCGCATCTACGTCTTCCTTCGCCAACAGCCCTACAGCACGAGCGAGGAGATCGCCGAGGGGACCGGCCTGTACCCGAGCACCGTTCGGGAGTCGCTGGCTGAACTCCACGACGAAGCGAAGGTCGAGCGCCGTAAGCGCGAGAGCGAGGGCGCGGGCAACAACCCCTACGAGTACACCGCCATCGCGCCGAGCGACCTCGTCGGGGGCATCGTCGGCCAGATCCAGGACGAACTCAACACGGTGTTCAACCTGGACGACCACCTCCAGCGCGGCGGTCCCGACGAGGATCTCGGGACGACCAGCGAACCGGTGAGCATCGAGGTTGAGGACGACGACGCGACCGGTGGCGACGGTTCGGACGAGGAGTCGTCGTCGGAGCGCGACGAATCTGGTGAAACCGACGAGGAGTAA
- a CDS encoding glutamate--cysteine ligase, whose amino-acid sequence MDTGSAENFAEMGTLGIEEEFYVVDERGRPTSGTDELVYERDPPEILEGRLDHELFKCVIETQTPKIERLDEARQNLLSVREALVDHAEAGGYRIAAAGLHPGAKWRELEHAQKERYRAQLDRIQYPQQRNTTAGLHVHVGVDDADKAVWVANEIRWYLPVMLALSANSPYWNGYDTGLQSARAKIFEALPNTGMPTSFDSYDEFDAFERTMIETNAINDRGELWYDVRPHSGHGTVEVRTPDGQADPERVLAFAEYTHALVTDLATRYEDSADPWSAYRSGSRPRAGDPAYNHRRELLDENKWRAIRYGRDASFVRRDREGEISLGEVVDRECERLGVSGIRDLYEAESGAARQRRIRDEEGVEALFESLVLRG is encoded by the coding sequence ATGGACACGGGTTCGGCCGAGAACTTCGCGGAGATGGGAACGCTGGGCATCGAAGAGGAGTTCTACGTCGTCGACGAGCGGGGCCGCCCGACGTCGGGCACCGACGAACTCGTCTACGAGCGCGACCCGCCCGAGATACTCGAAGGGCGACTCGACCACGAACTGTTCAAGTGCGTCATCGAAACCCAGACGCCCAAAATCGAGCGCCTCGACGAGGCCCGCCAGAACCTGCTTTCGGTCCGGGAGGCGCTGGTCGACCACGCCGAGGCCGGCGGCTACCGCATCGCGGCCGCGGGCCTGCACCCCGGCGCGAAGTGGCGAGAACTCGAACACGCCCAGAAGGAGCGCTACCGCGCCCAGTTGGACCGGATTCAGTACCCCCAGCAACGGAACACGACCGCGGGCCTGCACGTCCACGTCGGCGTGGACGACGCCGACAAGGCGGTCTGGGTCGCCAACGAGATTCGGTGGTACCTGCCGGTGATGCTCGCGCTGTCTGCGAACTCGCCGTACTGGAACGGCTACGACACCGGCCTCCAGTCGGCCAGGGCGAAGATATTCGAGGCGCTGCCCAACACCGGGATGCCGACGAGTTTCGACTCCTACGACGAATTCGACGCCTTCGAACGGACGATGATCGAGACGAACGCCATCAACGACCGCGGGGAACTCTGGTACGACGTCCGACCCCACAGCGGCCACGGCACCGTCGAGGTCCGGACGCCCGACGGCCAGGCCGACCCCGAGCGCGTGCTGGCGTTCGCCGAGTACACCCACGCGCTCGTGACCGACCTCGCGACCCGCTACGAGGACAGCGCCGACCCGTGGTCGGCGTACCGAAGCGGGTCGCGTCCGCGGGCGGGCGACCCGGCCTACAACCACCGCCGCGAACTGCTGGACGAGAACAAGTGGCGTGCCATCCGGTACGGTCGGGACGCCTCGTTCGTTCGTCGGGACCGGGAGGGCGAAATCAGCCTCGGCGAAGTGGTCGACCGCGAGTGCGAGCGCCTCGGCGTCTCGGGCATCCGCGACCTCTACGAGGCCGAGAGCGGTGCGGCGCGCCAGCGCCGAATCAGAGACGAGGAGGGGGTCGAGGCCCTCTTCGAGTCGCTGGTGCTCCGCGGGTGA
- a CDS encoding fibrillarin-like rRNA/tRNA 2'-O-methyltransferase has product MTENLPDGVERRSFDGRDRLATRGAPVYGEPTDGEWRVWDAGRSKLGAMVELGMDTGLAGGETVLYLGAASGTTVSHVADFAGPTYAVEFAPRPVRDLVGVAEERENLFPLLKDARKPDTYAHVVEADVDVVVQDVATRGQARVAVENREFLGDDGRLLAAVKARSEDVTRDPEDVFADALADLEAAYEVLETERLEPYHDDHLGVVATPK; this is encoded by the coding sequence ATGACCGAGAATCTCCCCGACGGCGTCGAGCGCCGGTCGTTCGACGGCCGGGACCGCTTGGCGACCCGCGGCGCGCCGGTCTACGGCGAACCGACCGACGGCGAGTGGCGCGTCTGGGACGCCGGGCGGTCGAAACTCGGCGCGATGGTCGAACTCGGGATGGACACCGGCCTCGCGGGCGGCGAAACCGTCCTCTACCTCGGGGCGGCCAGCGGCACGACGGTCAGCCACGTCGCCGACTTCGCCGGACCGACCTACGCGGTGGAGTTCGCCCCGCGGCCGGTTCGGGACCTCGTGGGCGTCGCCGAGGAACGCGAGAACCTCTTCCCGCTCCTCAAAGACGCCCGCAAGCCCGACACCTACGCCCACGTCGTAGAGGCCGACGTTGACGTGGTGGTCCAGGACGTGGCGACCCGTGGCCAGGCCCGCGTGGCGGTCGAGAACCGCGAGTTCCTCGGCGACGACGGTCGCCTGCTGGCGGCCGTCAAAGCTCGGAGCGAGGACGTGACCCGCGACCCCGAGGACGTGTTCGCCGACGCACTCGCCGATTTAGAGGCGGCCTACGAAGTGCTGGAAACCGAACGACTCGAACCGTACCACGACGACCACCTCGGCGTGGTGGCGACGCCAAAGTGA
- a CDS encoding NOP5/NOP56 family protein — protein sequence MTDQGNRRTPETADAPDAEASGASGASGASAGWFEGVESDDPAGGATRIREGRADASADWPERAVESGFADDEVDYYAKLHDAAVAAAREAAAERERADDQQLVHAVRAMDDLAAQANELAERVAEWAGSRYPDAGTGVEYARELAAREPESPVDDRLVSLARRTADLADESDAMRAFIERETPEVAPNLAALAGPTLAARLVSLAGGLEPLAKKPAGTVQVLGAEDALFAHLRGRAPSPKHGVIYVHEYVRGTRPEKRGSAARTLSGKLAIAARIDHYSGKRKPELDEELRARMEQIRGGGGTEGSE from the coding sequence ATGACCGACCAAGGGAACCGCCGGACCCCCGAGACCGCCGACGCTCCCGACGCCGAGGCGTCGGGAGCGTCCGGCGCGTCGGGGGCGTCGGCGGGGTGGTTCGAAGGCGTCGAGTCCGACGACCCCGCGGGCGGGGCGACCCGCATCCGCGAGGGCCGGGCCGACGCCTCGGCCGACTGGCCGGAACGCGCCGTCGAATCGGGGTTCGCCGACGACGAGGTCGACTACTACGCGAAACTCCACGACGCCGCGGTGGCCGCGGCCCGCGAGGCCGCGGCCGAGCGCGAGCGCGCCGACGACCAGCAACTGGTCCACGCGGTCCGCGCGATGGACGACCTCGCGGCGCAGGCGAACGAACTCGCCGAGCGGGTCGCCGAGTGGGCGGGGAGTCGCTACCCCGACGCCGGCACGGGCGTCGAGTACGCCCGCGAACTCGCGGCCCGCGAACCGGAGTCGCCCGTCGACGACCGACTCGTCTCGCTCGCCCGTCGCACCGCCGACCTCGCCGACGAGAGCGACGCGATGCGGGCGTTCATCGAGCGCGAGACGCCGGAGGTCGCGCCGAACCTGGCGGCGCTCGCCGGCCCGACGCTCGCGGCGCGACTCGTCTCGCTGGCGGGCGGCCTCGAACCGCTGGCGAAGAAACCCGCCGGGACCGTCCAGGTCCTCGGCGCCGAGGACGCGCTGTTCGCCCACCTGCGCGGCCGGGCGCCCTCGCCCAAACACGGCGTCATCTACGTCCACGAGTACGTCCGCGGGACTCGCCCCGAGAAGCGCGGGTCGGCGGCGCGCACCCTCTCCGGAAAGCTGGCCATCGCGGCTCGAATCGACCACTACTCGGGCAAGCGAAAGCCCGAGCTCGACGAGGAGCTTCGAGCGAGAATGGAGCAGATCAGAGGCGGTGGCGGTACGGAGGGCTCGGAATGA
- a CDS encoding Hsp20/alpha crystallin family protein, with protein sequence MPRGTRPSKRRGRRPRESERAAAIPIDVAERGDEYVLTADVPGLRKQDIDVRVRKNRVQIVVDPAERDDGETEGERAENRGPFARRARRRGPVSRTVELPRWVDEERTNAEYQNGSLKVTLPKRRRGRSVEIR encoded by the coding sequence ATGCCACGAGGAACTAGACCGTCGAAACGACGCGGTCGACGCCCCCGCGAGTCGGAGCGCGCCGCCGCGATTCCGATAGACGTCGCCGAGCGCGGCGACGAGTACGTCCTCACCGCCGACGTCCCGGGCCTCCGCAAGCAGGACATCGACGTTCGGGTCCGGAAGAACCGGGTCCAAATCGTCGTCGACCCGGCGGAGCGCGACGACGGCGAAACCGAAGGCGAGCGCGCCGAGAACCGGGGACCGTTCGCTCGACGGGCGCGAAGACGTGGGCCGGTTTCCCGCACCGTCGAACTGCCCCGGTGGGTCGACGAGGAGCGGACCAACGCCGAATACCAAAACGGGTCGCTCAAGGTGACTCTGCCGAAGCGCAGGCGCGGACGGTCGGTCGAGATACGATAG
- a CDS encoding methylated-DNA--[protein]-cysteine S-methyltransferase produces MNVEVRGRTVEIDERRIDASEREIREQVAAYDAGDRRTFDLPVDISDDFVGSVMDAMAAIPYGETRTYGDLAETLDTAPVAVGSACGRNPVPIVVPCHRVVGADSLGGYSAADGLALKEELLAFERDRAEG; encoded by the coding sequence ATGAACGTCGAGGTCCGCGGCCGAACCGTCGAGATAGACGAACGCCGAATCGACGCCTCCGAGCGCGAAATCCGCGAGCAAGTCGCCGCGTACGACGCGGGTGACCGTCGAACGTTCGACCTGCCCGTCGACATCTCGGACGACTTCGTCGGGTCGGTGATGGACGCGATGGCCGCGATTCCGTACGGCGAGACGAGAACCTACGGCGACCTCGCGGAGACGCTGGACACCGCGCCGGTCGCCGTCGGGAGCGCCTGCGGCCGGAACCCGGTGCCGATAGTCGTACCGTGCCACCGCGTGGTCGGCGCCGACTCGCTGGGCGGCTATTCGGCCGCCGACGGACTCGCGCTGAAAGAAGAACTTCTCGCGTTCGAACGCGACCGAGCGGAGGGGTAA
- a CDS encoding DUF2196 domain-containing protein, with translation MSGDRPTKESLQRGMTVEVEQTGADNADGTEPITGEIRQVLTDEHSHPEGIEVELQSGVTGRVVRVASDE, from the coding sequence ATGTCAGGCGACCGTCCGACGAAAGAGAGTCTCCAGCGCGGAATGACCGTCGAGGTAGAGCAGACGGGGGCCGACAACGCCGACGGAACCGAACCGATAACGGGCGAGATTCGGCAGGTACTCACCGACGAGCACAGCCACCCCGAGGGTATCGAGGTCGAACTCCAGTCGGGCGTGACCGGACGGGTCGTCCGGGTCGCCTCCGACGAGTAG
- the paaE gene encoding 1,2-phenylacetyl-CoA epoxidase subunit PaaE: MRRRSLDPSVDTTGEDSGAECPYCGSTRTEREHPKGPSLCRSMHYCNDCEQPFEKFE; this comes from the coding sequence ATGCGACGGAGAAGCCTCGACCCCAGCGTGGACACGACCGGCGAGGACAGCGGCGCCGAGTGTCCCTACTGCGGTTCGACCCGGACCGAGCGCGAACACCCGAAAGGGCCGTCGCTCTGTCGGTCGATGCACTACTGCAACGACTGTGAACAGCCGTTCGAGAAGTTCGAGTGA
- the paaD gene encoding 1,2-phenylacetyl-CoA epoxidase subunit PaaD, whose protein sequence is MERPSACAYTDYSPSGTDPEDLPATGEGAEGVEERVWDALYEIEDPEMPVSVVDLGLIYGVAVDQEGHADVEMTLTYTGCPARKMLTEEIEETVASVEGVESVDLRLVWSPEWSIEMVTERGKDDLREFGLSV, encoded by the coding sequence ATGGAACGCCCCTCGGCGTGCGCGTACACCGACTACTCGCCGAGCGGGACCGACCCCGAGGACCTCCCCGCGACCGGCGAGGGCGCGGAAGGCGTCGAGGAGCGCGTCTGGGACGCCCTCTACGAGATAGAGGACCCCGAGATGCCCGTTTCGGTCGTGGATCTGGGGCTGATCTACGGCGTGGCGGTGGACCAGGAAGGTCACGCCGACGTGGAGATGACCCTGACGTACACCGGCTGTCCCGCCCGGAAGATGCTGACCGAGGAGATAGAGGAAACTGTGGCCTCGGTCGAGGGCGTCGAGTCGGTCGACCTGCGACTCGTCTGGAGCCCCGAGTGGTCCATCGAGATGGTGACCGAGCGAGGAAAGGACGACCTGCGCGAATTCGGACTGAGCGTCTGA
- the paaC gene encoding 1,2-phenylacetyl-CoA epoxidase subunit PaaC, with protein MATEQPEPSELGMPDELSDEEREAVEALLFRLADDELVLGERYTEWQVRAPTLESDLALANIAQDEFGHARLWYDLLQDFGADEADLIFERDPADFRHATLVELAFEEGDWADAIVRSYLYDVAEAIRLEALEGTTYPRIADRVGKVLGEEDYHREHAQNWLERLAGEDESHGKLQDAVDRLLPAALTLWEPVDDEVEARIDDLGIRTESLDSMREQWFDTVVPFLRSLGLDTPEGLREDPQEFLPEKVGRNGEHTDDWSALHEEMTHTYRELGRTEAHKIMPDPDDAE; from the coding sequence ATGGCGACCGAACAGCCGGAACCGTCCGAACTCGGGATGCCCGACGAACTGAGTGACGAGGAACGCGAGGCGGTCGAGGCGTTACTCTTCCGACTCGCGGACGACGAACTCGTCCTCGGCGAGCGCTACACCGAGTGGCAGGTCCGGGCGCCCACCCTCGAATCCGACCTCGCGCTGGCGAACATCGCCCAGGACGAGTTCGGCCACGCCCGCCTGTGGTACGACCTGCTCCAGGACTTCGGCGCCGACGAGGCCGACCTCATCTTCGAGCGCGACCCGGCCGACTTCCGCCACGCGACGCTGGTCGAACTGGCGTTCGAGGAGGGCGACTGGGCCGACGCGATCGTCCGGTCGTACCTCTACGACGTCGCCGAAGCCATCCGCCTGGAAGCGCTCGAAGGTACCACCTACCCCCGCATCGCCGACCGCGTCGGCAAGGTGCTCGGCGAGGAGGACTACCACCGCGAGCACGCCCAGAACTGGCTGGAGCGACTGGCCGGCGAAGACGAGAGCCACGGGAAGCTACAGGACGCGGTCGACCGTCTGCTCCCCGCCGCGTTGACTCTCTGGGAGCCGGTGGACGACGAAGTCGAGGCTCGTATCGACGACCTCGGCATTCGGACCGAGTCGCTCGATTCGATGCGCGAGCAGTGGTTCGACACCGTGGTCCCGTTCCTGCGGTCGCTCGGCCTCGACACGCCCGAAGGCCTGCGCGAGGACCCCCAGGAGTTCCTGCCCGAGAAGGTGGGACGGAACGGCGAGCACACCGACGACTGGTCCGCGCTCCACGAGGAGATGACCCACACCTACCGCGAACTCGGTCGGACGGAGGCCCACAAGATAATGCCCGACCCGGACGACGCGGAATGA
- the paaB gene encoding 1,2-phenylacetyl-CoA epoxidase subunit PaaB, which translates to MIWEVFRQEESGQYHTHCGNVHAPDREMAKLFAQIQHGRRKPTNSIWVVPKEEIGEVDTEDAKFGGTTDKSYRWVMGYKDLDAAFAQEIADSENEQEADARRREAAQEGDD; encoded by the coding sequence ATGATCTGGGAAGTGTTCCGACAGGAGGAGTCCGGACAGTACCACACCCACTGCGGAAACGTCCACGCCCCCGACCGCGAGATGGCGAAACTGTTCGCCCAGATTCAGCACGGCCGGCGCAAGCCGACCAACAGCATCTGGGTCGTCCCGAAAGAGGAAATCGGCGAGGTCGACACCGAGGACGCGAAGTTCGGCGGGACGACCGACAAGTCCTACCGCTGGGTGATGGGGTACAAGGACCTCGACGCGGCGTTCGCCCAGGAAATCGCAGATTCGGAGAACGAACAGGAGGCCGACGCCCGGCGGCGCGAGGCCGCACAGGAGGGCGACGACTGA